The Astatotilapia calliptera chromosome 22, fAstCal1.2, whole genome shotgun sequence region TGTTCTTTAAGCTTAGAGAGGAAAGCACAGAAACACTCGTGAACTGAGCCAGTCCTTGGGGCTGTACTACGGGCACAAATACAGCCGTGTCCTGACAAAGGGAGGTaagattctgagaactcacttGTTAGCAGCCAGGCTCAATCGCAGAGGCTTGCCACCCAGCCCCACAGCTCCCTGACACTCCTCTAACGCCCGCTTCTGCAGCCGCTCATCAGGGAACTGAACGAAGCCACAGCCCCTGCAGAGAAACACGGCGGTGTTAAACTCACGAGGGAGCAACTCGTCTTAGGACCACCAGAAGTTTTCTTATGTTTAcaccacattttaaaacagaggGTAAGAAAACGCTCTAGATTCAGTTTAGTTTGGATACTCCGGGATCATGTTTGAGTCTGGATAGGCTCAGATAAAGACCAACACTTAATTATACATTCGTGGTGCTGTTGATTTTGGCTGCCAGTTAAATCCACAGGCAGTATGGTCAGTGTGGAAAAAGTCTTTTTATACACAGTTACACAAAATACTGCAGAAAAATCAGGGTTAGACTGAAGTTAGCAGCACACGTAGCAGAACATAGTCGCAGCTATGGAGCGGAGCAGTGTCTGTAACATGTTCATATACTGTCTGTCAAATTCATCGCTTCAAAGTTCATCAACAGTCAATAATTGTCCCTTTTACGATAATTAACATGTGTGTAGGTCCCAGTCAGTGAATCACTGCCTTATTGTGGTGAAAGGGTctgattgtttgtttgctgtagGGGCAGACTGGTCCTGAATGAAGGACCAGagaaagagcgattcagaagacccccgTGACTACAACATCAAGGCAACAGttcaccctgcccgggatacCGGGGGCCATGAGAGGCAGTGGGCTGCAGTGGGTATCCTGGTATCCACTTGCCTTGGGGTTTTCCTcagtggacgagagggtttgctccctgaacgggtcctgactgtcatctgcacgCGCCAAAGGACCATTCAGAGTATCCAGCCTTCTTGGGAGTCCCTGTGTGGGGACTCTGTCATCCTACTGGGGGACTTCAACGCTCATGTGCGCACTGACAGTGAGACCTGGAGGCGCCATTGGGAGGGATGGCCTTGCTGACCTGAACTCAAGCAGTGATGTTACCGGAGTGTTGTTTGTCAGTTTGTCCATAACAAACGCCATGTTTGAACATAAGGGTGCCCGTAAGTGATCGCAGTACCAGGTCGCCCGAGGCCGCGGGCTGATGACTGATTGTGTAATCGTATCATCAGATTCACGGCCGGATGTTCTGGACACTCTGTGAGAGGAGGACTGAGTTGTCAGTTAATCACCACCTGGTGGCGAGTTGGaccaggtggcgggggaggacagACCTGCCACACCAACACGTATAGCGAGGGTGAAAATATGACTGGATGAGTGCAGCAATGCCATTCTGTAGATCCAAATGTGTTCTGACATGTTAATACTTACTTGGAGTTGCCCATGCTGTCCAATACCACTTTTCCACCACGACAGGAAGGGTAACGATtgtaaaaaaactcataaagcaTCCCATCATCCACATCTGGAGTGAGATCTCCGACAAACAGAGAATACATCTGCCTACAACAAGAAGAGACAAAGTCAGAGCAGCGCTCCGTGATGGTTCTGTCATTAGGACCGTTCCGGTCACCTTGGATAATTCTGCTTGTCCACCTGGACTCACCCGCTTTCCTGTTTTCCAAAGGTCGCTCGGTTTAACTTGAATCTTGTGGGCTATGAGAAAATAAAGTCCAATCAAtcaacaaatgaataaaatctctgaaatgataaacaaacaaaagataagGCTGTTGTTAGCAACTGCTGTTCTCCATACCGGGTTGGCTCCCGGTAAAGGTTTTCCATTGATTTTGCGGAGACACCTCTCGGCTGTGGCCTCGTCTGTCATCTCCACAAAACAGTAACCCAGAGCACCCCTGGGGGACGACACACTATTTAACGTCATTATAGAATAACTGCAAATAAGAATACTGCATGTGAATTCAGCTCTTACCCTGTCATCTTGTTGCGGATGATCCTGACATTAACCACCTGCTCGCCCATGGTGGAAAAAGCTCTGGTGATGAACTTCTCATCCATGTAGGTCTCCAGCTGCAGAGCAGCAAAAACAGTTAGCTATGTGATCACTGTAGTGATTACTGTTAGGAACGAGTCGGGCTTCAGCTAAATGTTTCTAACAAGAGAGGGAAGATAAATCTCCTTTGGTCCACAGAACTGCACAGtgagaaataaaatgtgaaattccCCCTTTTCTAATGAATCTGTCACAAATCTGGGCTCAAAGTAATGCTGGTCTAGTTAAAGTGCGACTTATCACAGCTGTGCCACTCCTATCAAACTGAGGGTACAGTTTGCACAGGCTCACCTAAACTGGACAATTGGAAATATGCTGCCTGGTCTGACAAGTCTCGAgctctgctgcaacatttgggGGACAGGGTCCCAGGTTtagatttttaaatacataGTGAGATTGAAAAGATGCAAAAATATACACGTTCCAATCATTTGCTGGTGATTTTACCAAGATATGCTAACTACAACCATTTCTAGGTTATACAATACACGACACATTTTTTCAAATATTGTTGAGTCTTATGCATCACATCTTATATAAGTGAGATGGATCTTAAGTTTCCCTTTGAGCGATTTGCCTCTTAACATAACAATTAAAGTGATTTTAAAAGTTTGCATTTTGTGTGTCACAGGACATGCTATGGATGATGCCTGCATTACCCGGTTATTTCTCTGTGTAAGAAAGTCGTCAGCAGCTTCTCCTACagctggaggaagagaagagagcTGGCTGAAGTGCAAATACAGCTGGGTCTTCCAAGTCACCAGCTACTCACAGAGGCAACAGCTCGCTGGGGATCAAGGCTTCTCGTGATAGAGAGAGTTCT contains the following coding sequences:
- the LOC113014865 gene encoding tRNA selenocysteine 1-associated protein 1 isoform X2 — translated: MSTLWMGNLETYMDEKFITRAFSTMGEQVVNVRIIRNKMTGGALGYCFVEMTDEATAERCLRKINGKPLPGANPPTRFKLNRATFGKQESGQMYSLFVGDLTPDVDDGMLYEFFYNRYPSCRGGKVVLDSMGNSKGCGFVQFPDERLQKRALEECQGAVGLGGKPLRLSLAANNLKNKQQQSEHKSWQSTSGYRQNYDQYTQYQQQTYPGFYSSWGYDQTGGMYGYNYPQYDYSQYSAAQESETVQEDEGLEDPSVEVDVVEANRKFMEHSEELYDALIDCHWQSTELQQDYVTSSLPEPIYC
- the LOC113014865 gene encoding tRNA selenocysteine 1-associated protein 1 isoform X1; its protein translation is MSTLWMGNLETYMDEKFITRAFSTMGEQVVNVRIIRNKMTGVSSPRGALGYCFVEMTDEATAERCLRKINGKPLPGANPPTRFKLNRATFGKQESGQMYSLFVGDLTPDVDDGMLYEFFYNRYPSCRGGKVVLDSMGNSKGCGFVQFPDERLQKRALEECQGAVGLGGKPLRLSLAANNLKNKQQQSEHKSWQSTSGYRQNYDQYTQYQQQTYPGFYSSWGYDQTGGMYGYNYPQYDYSQYSAAQESETVQEDEGLEDPSVEVDVVEANRKFMEHSEELYDALIDCHWQSTELQQDYVTSSLPEPIYC